A stretch of Acidobacteriota bacterium DNA encodes these proteins:
- a CDS encoding carboxypeptidase regulatory-like domain-containing protein: MLAALAVGSLLWAGGTAHAQGVTTGSMTGLVTDDSNQPIAAAGVTAIHLPSGSVYETVTRADGRFSIPGMRVGGPYSVTVFYGDATAATVFEPQTQDNITVNLGVSTDLVFVVASVTVAEEVTVTAQSDPVFSSGRTGAATALSREALSSLPTVGQRLQDITRLTPQAGAGLSFAGQDNRLNNITVDGSSFNNSFGLAGAPGDRTGVAPISLDAIEQVQVSVAPFDVRQGSFVGANVNTVTRSGGNTFRGSVYHQFRDDGLVGTEAKGLAVNVGTFEFRNTGGWGSGPIIKNRAFFFFNYENQLLTEPGTTFRANSGGETVGGSVTRVLESDLNQLSSFLSSRFNYETGPFQGYDHETPAVRFLTKVDYNLNQRNKISVRYNHLDSDTDVLLSNSSSLGFGTRRTNTTGLNFQNSNYKILENIRSVIGEWNSVLGDSIANNFIMGYTKQDESRDSLGTFFPMVDVLEGGSVYTTFGFEPFTPNNELRYNTFQLQNNFTKFSNRHTLTFGGAAERYRSENVFFPGSQSAYVYNSLADFYTDANDYAANPNRTTSPVSLRRFQVRWMNIPGLEKPIQPLEVFYWGVYAQDEWRVKDNLTLTAGLRFDVPHFGDTGFTNANADALSFRDESGATVQYSTGKLPDPKLLWSPRLGFNWDVRGDRQTQVRGGTGVFTGRPAYVWISNQIGNTGVLTGFESIDNTSLRPFHPDPNRYKPANVTGAPAASYELALTDPDFKFPQLWRTNFAVDQRLPWGWTGTVEFLYNRDVNGVYYINANLAPANTAFSGADNRPRWTSGNRINANVANAIVLKNQNEGRSWNLAGTLEKTIRAGFFVKAAYSYGEAKNTVDPGSIAFGSWNNNQHPGDPNNPGLAYAFASPGHRFFLAGTYTRDWLSFGSTALSFFWESRTIGNASYAFSGDLNGDGGTSNDLIYIHRDTSEMNFQTFTSGGRTFTAAEQAAAWNAYIDQDPYLSKNRGKYAERGAVFLPFVHRLDFSVAQNFFLNLAGRRHSFQFRADIENFTNLLNKDWGVGQRLVNAQPLIVPTAAQGGPADAQGRAQYRLRVVGGELMNKSYESTTNLGDVYRVLLSLRYTF, encoded by the coding sequence ATGTTGGCAGCGCTCGCGGTAGGCTCGTTGTTGTGGGCGGGAGGGACGGCCCATGCACAGGGAGTGACGACCGGGTCGATGACGGGGCTCGTGACCGACGACTCGAACCAGCCGATTGCGGCGGCTGGCGTGACGGCGATTCACCTGCCGTCGGGGTCGGTGTACGAGACGGTGACGCGCGCCGACGGCCGCTTCTCGATTCCCGGCATGCGCGTGGGTGGACCGTACTCGGTGACGGTGTTCTACGGTGACGCGACGGCGGCGACCGTGTTCGAGCCGCAGACGCAGGACAACATCACGGTGAACCTGGGTGTGTCGACCGACCTGGTGTTCGTCGTGGCCTCGGTCACGGTGGCCGAAGAGGTCACGGTGACGGCACAGTCGGACCCCGTCTTCAGCTCGGGCCGAACGGGTGCGGCCACGGCCTTGAGCCGCGAGGCACTGTCGTCGCTGCCGACGGTCGGTCAGCGGCTGCAGGACATCACGCGGCTGACGCCGCAGGCGGGCGCCGGTTTGTCGTTTGCGGGGCAGGACAACCGCCTGAACAACATCACCGTCGACGGCTCGTCGTTCAACAATTCGTTCGGCCTGGCCGGCGCACCGGGCGACCGGACCGGCGTCGCGCCGATCTCGCTCGACGCCATCGAGCAGGTGCAGGTGAGCGTGGCGCCGTTCGACGTACGGCAGGGGAGCTTCGTCGGCGCGAACGTGAACACGGTGACGCGCAGCGGCGGCAACACGTTCCGCGGGTCGGTCTATCACCAGTTCCGCGACGACGGGCTCGTCGGTACGGAGGCCAAGGGCCTGGCCGTGAACGTTGGAACCTTCGAGTTCCGCAACACGGGGGGGTGGGGCTCGGGGCCGATCATCAAGAACCGCGCGTTCTTCTTCTTCAACTACGAGAACCAGTTGCTCACCGAGCCCGGCACGACGTTCCGCGCGAACAGCGGAGGTGAAACGGTGGGCGGCAGCGTGACGCGCGTGCTCGAGTCGGATCTCAACCAGTTGAGCAGCTTCCTCTCGTCGCGTTTCAACTACGAGACGGGGCCGTTCCAGGGGTACGACCACGAGACGCCGGCCGTGCGGTTCCTGACGAAGGTCGACTACAACCTGAACCAGCGGAACAAGATCAGCGTCCGTTACAACCACCTCGACTCGGACACCGACGTGCTGCTGTCGAATTCGTCGTCGCTCGGCTTCGGCACGCGGCGCACGAACACGACGGGTCTCAACTTCCAGAACTCGAACTACAAGATCCTCGAGAACATCCGATCGGTCATCGGCGAGTGGAACTCGGTCCTCGGCGACAGCATCGCGAACAACTTCATCATGGGCTACACCAAGCAGGATGAGAGCCGCGATTCGCTGGGCACCTTCTTCCCCATGGTCGACGTGCTCGAGGGTGGCTCGGTGTACACGACGTTCGGGTTCGAGCCGTTCACGCCGAACAACGAGCTGCGCTACAACACGTTCCAGCTGCAGAACAACTTCACGAAGTTCAGCAACCGCCACACGCTGACCTTCGGCGGCGCCGCCGAGCGGTATCGCTCGGAGAACGTGTTCTTCCCGGGGTCGCAGAGCGCGTACGTCTACAACTCGCTCGCCGACTTCTACACCGACGCGAACGACTACGCGGCGAACCCCAATCGCACGACCTCGCCGGTGTCACTGCGCCGGTTCCAGGTGCGATGGATGAACATTCCCGGCCTCGAGAAGCCGATTCAGCCGCTCGAGGTGTTCTACTGGGGCGTGTACGCGCAGGACGAGTGGCGCGTGAAGGACAATCTCACGCTGACTGCCGGCCTGCGGTTCGACGTGCCGCACTTCGGTGACACGGGCTTCACTAACGCCAATGCCGATGCGCTGTCGTTCCGTGACGAGAGCGGCGCGACCGTGCAGTACTCGACGGGCAAGCTTCCGGATCCGAAGCTGCTGTGGTCGCCTCGCCTGGGCTTCAACTGGGACGTGCGCGGCGATCGGCAGACGCAGGTGCGCGGCGGGACGGGCGTTTTCACCGGCCGGCCGGCCTACGTCTGGATCTCGAACCAGATTGGCAATACGGGCGTGCTCACCGGGTTCGAGTCGATCGACAACACCAGTCTGCGGCCGTTCCATCCCGATCCGAACCGCTACAAGCCAGCGAACGTGACGGGCGCCCCCGCGGCGTCGTACGAATTGGCCCTCACCGACCCCGACTTCAAGTTCCCACAACTCTGGCGGACGAACTTCGCCGTCGACCAGCGCCTGCCGTGGGGCTGGACCGGTACGGTCGAGTTCCTGTACAACCGCGACGTCAACGGCGTCTACTACATCAACGCCAACCTCGCGCCGGCCAACACGGCGTTCAGCGGTGCCGACAACCGGCCGCGCTGGACGTCCGGCAACCGCATCAACGCCAACGTCGCCAACGCCATCGTGCTGAAGAACCAGAACGAGGGGCGCTCGTGGAACCTCGCGGGCACGCTCGAAAAGACCATTCGCGCGGGGTTCTTCGTGAAGGCGGCCTACAGCTACGGCGAGGCCAAGAACACCGTCGACCCCGGCTCGATTGCCTTCGGCTCCTGGAACAACAACCAGCACCCGGGCGACCCGAACAACCCCGGGCTGGCGTACGCGTTCGCTTCACCCGGTCACCGCTTCTTCCTGGCCGGCACCTACACCAGGGACTGGCTCAGCTTCGGTTCGACGGCGCTCTCGTTCTTCTGGGAGAGCCGGACCATCGGCAACGCCAGCTACGCCTTCTCCGGCGACCTCAACGGCGATGGCGGCACGAGCAACGACCTGATCTACATCCACCGTGATACCTCGGAGATGAACTTCCAGACGTTCACTTCCGGCGGGCGGACGTTCACGGCGGCGGAACAGGCGGCCGCCTGGAATGCCTACATCGACCAGGATCCGTACTTGAGCAAGAACCGCGGGAAGTACGCCGAGCGCGGTGCGGTGTTCCTGCCGTTCGTGCACCGGCTCGATTTCAGCGTGGCACAGAACTTCTTCCTCAACCTCGCCGGCCGGCGCCACTCGTTCCAGTTCCGCGCCGACATCGAGAACTTCACCAACCTGCTGAACAAGGACTGGGGGGTTGGCCAGCGCCTCGTGAACGCGCAGCCGCTGATCGTCCCGACGGCGGCCCAGGGTGGCCCGGCCGATGCCCAGGGCCGGGCGCAGTACCGCCTGCGCGTGGTCGGCGGCGAGTTGATGAACAAGTCGTACGAGTCGACGACGAACCTCGGCGACGTCTACCGCGTGCTGTTGAGCCTGAGGTACACCTTCTAG
- a CDS encoding aminotransferase class I/II-fold pyridoxal phosphate-dependent enzyme: MSLEKLNATLVQEVAALAEEGRAKAPERIIAGWVPAGDGFGPRYRLRGHDRLFLRMNANSYLSLSHHPAVIAAADTAGHEFGVGPGAVRFIDGTSVHHVALEERIARFVDRPAARAFNSAYTTILGTALTLTSGDTFWVGDELNHNCIIRAMRMANVPREQRAIFRHNDVDDLGRQLEAVPSGIGRVVVIFDGIFSMRGDHAPVAEIVALARAHDHRFRDGVVTMMDDSHGIAAYGATGRGTEEHCAARVDILVGTFGKAFGVNGGFVAGSPELVEAVRQKADTYIYTNPLGAADCAAAAAAIDVADSAEGAARLANLRARTLQFRDGLGTLGLESIPGPHPVVPLLLRDTGRVKRTVAGLFDRGILAVGLTFPVVPRGDETIRFQVNAAHTGNDIDLVLEALAALR; encoded by the coding sequence ATGTCGCTCGAGAAGCTGAACGCCACGCTGGTGCAGGAGGTCGCGGCCCTGGCCGAGGAGGGGCGGGCCAAGGCGCCGGAGCGGATCATCGCCGGCTGGGTGCCCGCGGGTGACGGCTTCGGCCCACGCTACCGCCTGCGGGGGCACGACCGCTTGTTCCTGCGGATGAACGCCAACAGCTACCTGTCGCTGTCGCATCACCCGGCGGTCATCGCGGCGGCTGACACCGCGGGGCACGAGTTCGGCGTGGGGCCCGGTGCGGTCCGCTTCATCGACGGCACCTCGGTGCACCACGTCGCGCTCGAAGAGCGCATCGCCCGATTCGTGGACCGGCCTGCGGCGCGCGCGTTCAACTCGGCTTACACCACCATCCTCGGTACGGCCCTCACCCTGACGAGCGGCGACACGTTCTGGGTTGGGGACGAGTTGAACCACAACTGCATCATCCGCGCGATGCGGATGGCCAACGTTCCGCGCGAGCAGCGCGCGATCTTCCGGCACAACGACGTCGACGACCTGGGGCGCCAGCTCGAGGCGGTGCCGTCGGGCATCGGCCGCGTCGTGGTCATCTTCGACGGCATCTTCTCGATGCGCGGCGACCATGCCCCTGTCGCCGAGATCGTCGCGCTCGCCCGCGCTCACGACCACCGCTTCCGCGACGGCGTGGTCACCATGATGGACGATTCGCACGGCATCGCAGCCTACGGCGCGACCGGGCGCGGCACCGAGGAACACTGTGCCGCGAGGGTCGACATCCTGGTCGGCACGTTCGGCAAGGCGTTCGGCGTCAACGGCGGGTTCGTCGCGGGCAGCCCTGAACTCGTCGAGGCGGTCAGACAGAAGGCCGATACCTACATCTACACGAATCCCCTCGGCGCGGCCGACTGCGCGGCGGCCGCGGCGGCCATCGACGTCGCCGACAGTGCCGAAGGCGCGGCCCGACTCGCGAACCTCAGGGCGCGCACGCTGCAGTTCAGGGACGGGCTGGGCACGCTCGGCCTCGAGTCGATTCCCGGCCCGCACCCGGTCGTGCCGCTGCTGCTGCGCGATACCGGTCGGGTGAAGCGCACGGTGGCCGGGCTGTTCGACCGCGGCATTCTCGCCGTGGGCCTCACCTTCCCGGTCGTACCGCGGGGCGACGAGACCATTCGCTTCCAAGTGAACGCCGCGCACACGGGCAACGACATCGACCTGGTGCTCGAGGCGCTGGCGGCGCTGCGGTAG
- a CDS encoding ferrous iron transporter B translates to MLERASTLRQSLGAEFREEAVKSIYAEAERIARRAVHARDGRAPDLDQRIDRIVTSPVFGLPIMLVLLSVVFWLTIAGANVPSALLADFLFWIEGHGVALFQAAGAPWWLTGFLWEGVYRGLAWVVSVMLPPMAIFFPLFTILEDLGYLPRVAFNLDFLFRKAGAHGKQALTMAMGFGCNAAGVISTRVIDSPRERLIAILTNNFVPCNGRFPTLIMLATIFVAAQFPPVVASFAAAGAVVGIVLLGAVFTLGVSWLLSQTVLKGEASAFTLELPPYRRPSLLRILYTSLIDRTVFVLLRAMMTAAPAGAVIWLLGNIHAGEASLARHVADFLQPLGYAIGLDGVILLAYIIAIPANEIVVPTMIMVYMGVGAMTELDSLEALRALLVDTHGWTMLTAVNLMLFALLHNPCGTTIITIYKETLSVRWAALGALLPLAIGFIVTFLTATAARLLGLV, encoded by the coding sequence GTGCTCGAGCGCGCCTCGACGCTCCGACAGTCGCTCGGCGCCGAGTTCCGTGAGGAGGCGGTGAAGTCGATCTACGCCGAGGCCGAGCGCATCGCGCGGCGCGCCGTGCACGCTCGGGACGGCCGCGCGCCCGACCTCGACCAGCGCATCGACCGGATCGTCACCTCGCCGGTCTTCGGCCTGCCGATCATGCTCGTGCTGCTCTCGGTCGTCTTCTGGCTGACGATCGCGGGGGCCAATGTGCCGTCGGCCCTGCTCGCCGACTTCCTGTTCTGGATCGAGGGCCACGGCGTCGCGCTCTTCCAGGCCGCCGGCGCACCGTGGTGGCTGACGGGGTTCCTGTGGGAGGGCGTGTACCGAGGCCTGGCCTGGGTGGTGAGCGTGATGCTGCCGCCGATGGCGATCTTCTTCCCCCTCTTCACGATCCTCGAGGATCTCGGCTACCTCCCGCGCGTGGCCTTCAATCTCGACTTCCTCTTCCGCAAGGCGGGTGCGCACGGCAAGCAGGCCCTGACGATGGCGATGGGCTTCGGGTGCAACGCGGCGGGCGTCATCTCGACGCGCGTCATCGACTCGCCGCGCGAGCGGCTCATCGCGATCCTGACCAACAACTTCGTGCCCTGCAACGGGCGCTTTCCGACGCTCATCATGCTGGCGACCATCTTCGTCGCCGCGCAGTTCCCGCCGGTCGTGGCGTCGTTTGCCGCCGCCGGCGCGGTGGTGGGCATCGTGCTGCTCGGCGCCGTCTTCACGCTCGGCGTGTCGTGGCTGCTCTCGCAGACGGTGCTCAAGGGCGAGGCGTCGGCCTTCACGCTCGAGCTGCCGCCCTACCGCCGGCCGAGCCTGCTGCGCATCCTCTACACCTCGCTCATCGATCGCACGGTGTTCGTGCTGCTGCGCGCGATGATGACGGCGGCGCCGGCCGGGGCCGTCATCTGGCTGCTCGGCAACATCCACGCGGGCGAAGCCAGCCTCGCGCGCCACGTCGCCGACTTTCTTCAGCCGCTCGGCTACGCCATCGGCCTCGACGGCGTCATCCTGCTCGCCTACATCATCGCGATCCCGGCCAACGAGATCGTCGTTCCGACGATGATCATGGTGTACATGGGCGTCGGCGCGATGACCGAGCTCGACTCGCTCGAGGCGCTGCGCGCGCTGCTCGTCGACACGCACGGCTGGACGATGCTGACGGCGGTGAACCTGATGCTGTTCGCGCTGCTGCACAACCCTTGCGGAACGACGATCATCACCATCTACAAGGAGACGCTGAGCGTACGGTGGGCCGCGCTCGGGGCGCTGCTGCCGCTCGCGATCGGGTTCATCGTCACGTTCCTGACGGCGACGGCGGCGCGACTGCTTGGGCTGGTCTGA
- a CDS encoding 50S ribosome-binding GTPase: MSHDCGSCAVHEQLAQMGVDIGEAQRVVALAGNPNTGKSTLFNALTGLRQHTGNWPGKTVRRAEGAFVFGGVRYKLVDLPGTYSLLSASQDEEVARDFLLFGRPDCTVVVVDASALERNLNLVLQVTEITDRVVVAVNLMDEARRRGLDVDTRSLARDLGVPAVPIVARTGENLSQLLTALAAVASGETRTAPLRTRGTPEFERAVSELVPLIEAAAPGVPSVRWLAIRLLDGDARVQQALVDGTLADLVARQGEGVDRASRKMALQGAQ; this comes from the coding sequence ATGAGTCACGACTGCGGAAGCTGCGCGGTGCACGAGCAGCTGGCCCAGATGGGCGTCGACATCGGCGAGGCCCAGCGAGTGGTGGCTCTCGCGGGCAACCCGAACACGGGCAAGTCGACGCTGTTCAACGCGCTGACCGGCCTGCGGCAGCACACGGGCAACTGGCCGGGCAAGACGGTGCGGCGCGCCGAGGGGGCGTTCGTCTTCGGCGGCGTGCGCTACAAGCTCGTCGACCTGCCGGGCACGTACTCGCTGCTGTCGGCCTCGCAGGACGAAGAAGTCGCCCGCGACTTCCTGCTCTTCGGCCGGCCCGACTGCACCGTCGTCGTCGTTGACGCGAGCGCGCTCGAGCGCAACCTGAACCTCGTGCTGCAGGTCACGGAGATCACCGACCGGGTGGTCGTCGCGGTGAACCTCATGGACGAGGCGCGCCGGCGGGGGCTCGACGTCGACACGCGCAGTCTGGCGCGCGATCTGGGCGTGCCGGCGGTGCCCATCGTGGCGCGCACCGGCGAGAACCTCTCGCAGCTGCTCACGGCGCTCGCGGCGGTGGCGAGCGGCGAGACGCGGACGGCACCGCTGCGGACGCGTGGCACGCCGGAGTTCGAGCGCGCCGTGAGCGAGCTCGTGCCGCTCATCGAAGCGGCGGCGCCCGGCGTGCCGAGCGTGCGATGGCTGGCGATCCGACTGCTCGACGGCGACGCGCGCGTGCAGCAGGCGCTCGTCGACGGCACGCTGGCCGATCTCGTCGCGCGTCAGGGCGAAGGCGTGGATCGCGCCAGCCGGAAGATGGCGCTGCAGGGGGCCCAGTGA
- a CDS encoding metal-dependent transcriptional regulator — protein sequence MNSTMLAPVLALALLIAFAVFLPRFGVLARVRHVRALRQRADDENALKHLLSQQHAGHAATFQSLAGALRLSDRRLMALVARLEQHGLATTVGPRFSLTPEGERVALQVVRAHRLWERYLADEARLPLSRIHAEAEHREHHLTPDEVDRLEAFLGHPTVDPHGDPIPSRDGRLADRSGTPITQWDRGRPGRIVHLEDEPPLAYAQLVAEGLAVGQVVRVIDATPERLVLSDGENEYRLAPLVAGNVFLSPVESMAEAIEGTRPLSAHPAGVPAEIVALDPACRGFSRRRLLDLGFTSGTELTPVLDTFAGDPRGYRVRGTTIALRRDQASQILVRDVA from the coding sequence ATGAACTCGACCATGCTGGCCCCGGTCCTGGCGCTCGCGCTGCTCATCGCCTTTGCCGTCTTCCTGCCGCGCTTCGGCGTCCTGGCCCGCGTGCGTCACGTTCGCGCGCTCCGGCAACGCGCCGACGACGAGAACGCGCTGAAGCACCTGCTGAGCCAGCAGCACGCCGGGCACGCCGCGACGTTCCAGTCGCTCGCCGGAGCGCTTCGCCTGAGCGACCGCCGCCTCATGGCCCTCGTCGCCCGCCTCGAACAACACGGGCTCGCCACGACGGTCGGACCGCGCTTCTCGCTCACGCCCGAAGGCGAACGCGTGGCCCTGCAGGTCGTCCGGGCGCACCGCCTGTGGGAGCGCTACCTGGCCGATGAGGCGCGGCTGCCGCTCAGCCGCATCCACGCCGAGGCCGAACATCGCGAGCACCACCTGACGCCGGACGAGGTCGACCGGCTCGAGGCGTTCCTGGGGCACCCGACGGTCGACCCGCACGGCGACCCGATTCCGAGCCGCGACGGTCGGCTCGCCGATCGAAGCGGCACGCCGATCACGCAATGGGATCGGGGCCGCCCCGGCCGCATCGTCCACCTCGAAGACGAGCCGCCGCTCGCTTACGCCCAGCTCGTCGCCGAGGGCCTTGCGGTGGGCCAGGTGGTACGCGTCATCGACGCCACGCCCGAGCGCCTCGTGCTCTCGGACGGCGAGAACGAGTACCGGCTCGCGCCGCTCGTCGCCGGCAACGTCTTCCTCTCGCCGGTCGAGTCGATGGCCGAGGCCATCGAGGGCACGCGGCCACTCTCGGCGCATCCCGCCGGCGTGCCGGCCGAGATCGTCGCGCTCGACCCGGCCTGCCGCGGCTTCTCGCGCCGCCGGCTGCTCGACCTCGGCTTCACCTCGGGCACCGAGCTCACCCCGGTGCTCGACACGTTTGCCGGCGATCCACGGGGCTACCGGGTGCGCGGGACGACGATTGCCCTGCGGCGCGACCAGGCGAGCCAGATCCTGGTGAGGGACGTGGCGTGA
- a CDS encoding PadR family transcriptional regulator, producing the protein MAHASHDILRGTLDLLVLKALTWGPSHGYGVAQWIEHATGDALAVGEGSLYPALHRLEERGWVSASWGTSENNRRAKYYALTERGRVQLTVETDNWRRYAAAVFAALDAPVLREG; encoded by the coding sequence ATGGCACACGCGAGCCACGACATTCTTCGGGGCACGCTGGATCTGCTGGTGCTCAAGGCCCTCACCTGGGGGCCGAGCCACGGCTACGGGGTGGCCCAGTGGATCGAGCACGCCACCGGCGACGCGCTGGCGGTTGGGGAGGGCTCGCTCTATCCGGCGCTGCACCGCCTCGAAGAGCGCGGGTGGGTGTCGGCGAGCTGGGGAACCTCCGAGAACAACCGGCGCGCGAAGTACTACGCGCTCACCGAACGGGGACGGGTCCAGCTGACGGTGGAGACCGACAACTGGCGCCGTTACGCGGCCGCGGTGTTCGCGGCCCTCGATGCACCCGTTCTGCGGGAGGGGTGA
- a CDS encoding ABC transporter permease, whose translation MARRTRFRQLFGPDPKGDVDEELSFHLEMRTRELVQRGESPERAHDAARERFGDYERSRRECVDIDERRRRTLARAEYTMEIRQDVAYALRTLRRAPGFTAVAVLTLALGIGATSAIFSVVHGVLLEPLPYRDADRLHVVRTLYPDGTAYTALSAPDFMTVREGSRTFEAVEAYATGVFTLLGAGEPREVRGARVSDGLFDMLGMPVGLGRGFATDEHRPGRSGVVVLAHGFWQRTFGGDPDVLGRMVTVAGRPHTVVGVLAPGVALPSSVDVYAPLEYDETFSAATATGRRAEYLAVIGVVRPGLGVTAIDEDLARLGSDLQQAFPETNATQTFNAASLADLLLGDVRWPLFVLFGAVGLVLLVACANVANLLLARATARHEELAVRAALGAGRARLIRQLLTESAVLGSVGGVAGLGLAYWGTRALVAAEPADIPRLSQVGVDSTVVWFTMVIAFGTSLAFGALPALQSAGPTLTDALRDGGRSGDGLGRRHRVRALLVVGEMALAVVLLTGAGLLMRSFVELTQVTPGFDAANALAFRVTLQGERYRDDPQIHRGVAELEDRLRSLPRVRAVGAANVLPLGGLGPLITFAVEGAPPPPPDVNAEIAVASATPEYFRAVGASLRRGRTFTDRDSDEAPRVVVINEAAVRHWFAGQDPVGRFVTLGDGPREVVGVVADIRQRHPGEPVAPQLFAPHRQWTSRSMRMVVRADGNPAELAPAIRAEFRALDPDLALADLTELGALVDRSVERPRLFAALLTLFATVALALAATGIFGVTSYAVAQRAREISIRITLGAPPGRVVGSIVGRAVALAVAGLAVGLAGGLVAGRALESQLFGITLFDPVTVIVVVFVLAASAILASVLPARRAANLDPASLLR comes from the coding sequence ATGGCGCGCCGGACACGGTTCCGTCAGCTGTTCGGCCCGGACCCGAAGGGGGACGTCGACGAGGAGCTCTCGTTCCACCTCGAGATGCGGACGCGCGAGCTCGTTCAGCGTGGCGAGTCGCCCGAACGGGCGCACGACGCGGCGCGCGAACGATTCGGAGATTACGAACGCTCACGTCGCGAATGCGTCGACATCGACGAGCGGCGGAGAAGAACCCTGGCGAGGGCGGAGTACACCATGGAAATCCGGCAGGACGTTGCGTACGCGCTGCGGACCCTTCGCCGCGCGCCGGGCTTCACTGCGGTGGCGGTGCTGACGCTGGCGCTCGGCATCGGCGCGACGAGCGCCATCTTCAGCGTCGTGCACGGCGTCCTCCTCGAGCCGCTGCCGTACCGCGACGCGGACCGCCTGCACGTCGTGAGGACGCTGTACCCCGACGGCACCGCGTACACGGCGCTCTCGGCGCCCGACTTCATGACCGTGCGCGAGGGGAGCCGCACCTTCGAGGCCGTCGAAGCGTACGCGACGGGCGTCTTCACGCTGCTTGGCGCCGGCGAGCCGCGCGAGGTGCGAGGCGCCAGGGTCAGCGACGGGCTCTTCGACATGCTGGGCATGCCCGTGGGTCTCGGCCGCGGGTTCGCGACCGACGAGCACCGGCCGGGCCGCTCCGGCGTCGTGGTGCTCGCCCATGGCTTCTGGCAGCGCACGTTCGGTGGCGACCCGGACGTGCTCGGCCGCATGGTGACGGTCGCCGGGCGACCGCACACCGTCGTCGGAGTGCTCGCACCGGGCGTGGCGCTGCCGTCGTCCGTCGACGTGTACGCGCCGCTCGAGTACGACGAGACCTTCAGCGCGGCGACGGCAACGGGCCGGCGGGCCGAGTACCTGGCGGTCATTGGCGTCGTCCGACCCGGCCTGGGCGTCACCGCGATCGACGAAGACCTCGCCCGACTGGGCTCCGACCTGCAGCAGGCGTTTCCGGAGACGAATGCGACGCAGACGTTCAACGCCGCGTCGCTCGCCGACCTGCTGCTTGGCGACGTCCGCTGGCCGCTGTTCGTCCTGTTCGGCGCGGTGGGCCTCGTGCTGCTCGTCGCGTGTGCCAATGTCGCCAACCTGCTGCTCGCCAGGGCGACGGCGCGACACGAAGAGCTGGCCGTGCGGGCCGCGCTCGGAGCAGGGCGCGCACGCCTCATCAGGCAACTGCTCACGGAGTCGGCCGTCCTCGGCTCCGTGGGTGGGGTTGCCGGACTTGGCCTCGCGTACTGGGGCACGCGCGCCCTCGTCGCCGCCGAGCCGGCCGACATCCCGCGTCTCTCCCAGGTGGGTGTCGACAGCACGGTCGTCTGGTTCACGATGGTCATCGCGTTCGGCACGAGTCTGGCCTTCGGCGCGCTGCCCGCCCTGCAAAGCGCCGGTCCCACGCTCACCGACGCCTTACGCGACGGCGGCCGGTCGGGTGACGGCCTGGGCCGGCGCCATCGTGTCCGCGCGTTGCTCGTCGTGGGTGAGATGGCGCTGGCGGTCGTGCTGCTCACCGGGGCGGGGCTGCTGATGCGCAGCTTCGTCGAACTGACCCAGGTGACGCCGGGCTTCGACGCCGCCAACGCCCTTGCCTTTCGCGTGACTCTGCAGGGTGAGAGGTACCGCGACGACCCGCAGATCCACCGAGGGGTCGCGGAGCTCGAGGATCGCCTTCGCTCGCTGCCGCGCGTCCGTGCCGTGGGCGCTGCCAACGTGCTCCCGCTCGGCGGCCTCGGTCCGCTCATCACCTTCGCCGTCGAGGGCGCCCCACCTCCCCCGCCCGATGTCAACGCCGAGATCGCGGTGGCCAGTGCGACACCCGAGTACTTCCGGGCCGTCGGCGCGTCCTTGCGGCGCGGGCGCACGTTCACGGATCGCGACTCGGACGAGGCGCCGCGCGTGGTCGTCATCAACGAAGCCGCCGTGCGGCACTGGTTCGCCGGCCAGGATCCGGTTGGCCGGTTCGTCACGCTGGGCGATGGGCCGCGCGAGGTCGTTGGGGTCGTGGCCGACATCCGCCAGCGGCATCCGGGCGAGCCCGTCGCGCCCCAACTCTTCGCGCCGCACCGGCAGTGGACCAGCCGCTCGATGCGCATGGTCGTGAGGGCTGATGGCAACCCCGCGGAGCTCGCGCCCGCGATCCGCGCCGAGTTCCGCGCGCTCGATCCCGACCTGGCCCTTGCCGACCTGACCGAGCTCGGCGCCCTCGTGGACAGGTCGGTCGAGCGGCCGCGCCTCTTCGCGGCGCTGCTGACGCTGTTCGCCACCGTGGCGCTCGCGCTGGCGGCTACTGGCATCTTCGGCGTCACGAGCTATGCGGTGGCGCAACGGGCTCGTGAGATCAGCATCCGCATCACGCTCGGCGCGCCTCCTGGCCGCGTCGTCGGTTCAATCGTCGGTCGCGCCGTCGCGCTGGCCGTCGCCGGCCTCGCCGTCGGCCTCGCCGGGGGTCTGGTGGCCGGGCGCGCCCTCGAGAGTCAGCTCTTCGGCATCACCCTCTTCGATCCGGTGACGGTGATCGTGGTCGTCTTCGTCCTGGCCGCGAGCGCGATCCTGGCCAGCGTGCTGCCGGCACGGCGGGCCGCCAACCTCGACCCCGCGAGCCTGCTCCGCTGA